In the genome of Halostella salina, the window AGTTCCCACAAGGCGGCACACGTCGTCGGCGACCGCGCCCTCAACCAGGTCGCGAAGCTCACCAGTTCGGCCACCCACCGGACCGACGGCCCGATGCAGGACAAAAACGAGGTCATCCGGAACCACGACTTCTTCGAGCGCGCGCTCGACCGGAACGAACAGCGGGGGAGGGCGCTCCCCTGTCTCGACTGGGCGGCCGTGCGGGAGACGTACCGGCGACATCAGGCGGGCGAGATACACGCCGGCGAGGAACTGTACCGGCTGGTGACGGTGCTGGAGACCCCGCTCGCGGAGCGGATCCTCGACGGGTAGAGCTACGCGACGGCGGCCGGCAGGTGCTGGCGCAGGTAGCCCGCCGTCCGCGCCCACTTCAGCACGCAGGCGAGCAGGTACCACAGCGGCAGCGCGGTCGCCGGGGCGGACGCGTCCGCCACCGTCTCGCGGAACCCGAGGGGGTTGACCGGGAGGTAGTTCCGCGGGTCCAGCGTACTCCGCACGTCCAGCCGGTCGCCGTGATACCGGCGGATCTGCCCGCGGCCGCGGCCGATGCGGACGTTCTGTGCGAGCAGTTCACGCACGGTCGACCTGGCGGGGTGGTACAGCGTCACCGACGGCTCGAACGCCAGTTCGTACCCCGCCTCGTCGACCCGGCGGCCGAACTCCAGGTCCCCGTTCGACAGCAGGCGCTCGTCGAAGCGGCCCACGTCCTCGAACACCCGGCGTCGGGTGACGAGACAGCACGTCGGCGCGAAGCGGTGCTCCCTGACGTACCGCTCGACGGGGAACCCCGTCGCGCGCCGGAACCGCGAGACGGTTCCCTCGGCGGCGACGACCTCGACGCGACAGCCCATGTAGTCCCGGTCGTCGGCCAGCATCCGCTCGGTGACCGACCGGACGTAGTCCGGCTCGACCCACATGTCGGCGTCGACGAAGCCGAGGACCTCCCCTCGTGCGGCCTCGATGCCGGCGTTCCGCGCCGCGTACGACCCCTGCACCGCGTCCTCGACGACGTGGCGGACGCGGTCCGACCGCGCGAACGCCCGGGCGACGGCGGTCGTCCCGTCGGTCGAGCCGTTGTCCGCGATGACGACCTCGTAGTCGGTCGCGGTCTGGTCCAGCAGCGAGTCGACCGTCGTCCGCAGGCCCTCGGGGTCGTTGTACACGGGGACGATGATGCTCGTTTGCACGCGCTCGTCATCCGGATCGACCGGCCCGGCGTTAACTGCATCGCTTCCGACCCGGACCGCCGTCGCCCGGCCGCTCCGCCGCCGAATGTAAAGTCATTTTAGGCCGGCCAAAAAACACCACTGGTATGACCGGAAACGCGGACGACGCAGGCGGCGACGAGCACCGGACCGTCTCCACTCGGCGCGGTCGTCGTGGGTTCCTGAAGCTCACCGGCGGCGTGACCGGCGCGGCCGCGCTCGCGGGCTGTCTCGGGAACGACGACGAGGGGTCGACGTACTCGCGGGAGGGGTCGATCCCCGACGCCAAGACGTACGCCGCCGACGAGCTGTTCAACATCGAGGAGTGGCGGGGCTCCGGGCCGCTGATCGACGACCGCCCCACGGAGTACGAGGGCCGGTCGATGCTCGACCTGCCGGACCTCAGGGGCGAGCTGACGATCTACCTCGGCGGCGGCGAGGGCGGGCTGTACGAGAACCTGATGCGGCGGATCCAGCACACGTACCGCGACTTCACCGTCGACATCAGGAAGGCCCCCTCCTCGCAGCACGCGAACACCATCGTCGAGGAGGTCAACGCCGGCCAGAGCCCGGCGGACATCTTCTGGGCGATCGACGCCGGGTCGGTCGGGATCGTCTCCGAGAACGACGCGACCGTCGAACTCCCGGACCACCTCGTCTCCGAGATCCCGGACACGTACCACCCGACCGACCAGTGGGTCGGCACCATGGGCCGCGCACGGAGCATCCCGTTCAACACCAACGAGTTCTCGAAGTCGGAGATCCCAAACGACATATTCACGTTCGCGCGGGATCCACGGTTCGACAACGCGATGGGCTGGGCTCCGACCTACGGCGCGTTCCAGGCGTTCGTCACGGCGATGCGCCTCATCAACGGGGAGAGCGAGGCGCGCCAGTGGCTCAACGGGATGCAGGACCAGGGCGTCGGTACGTACGACAACGAACTGGTCGTCGCCAATCGGGTCGCGAGCGGCGAGTTGAACGCGGGATTCGGGAACCACTACTACTCGCGGCTCGTGTACGAGGAGCGGCCCGACGCCCCGCTGGACCTCGCCTTCACGCAGGCCGACGCCGGCGCGCTCGTGAACTGCTCGGGGGCCGAGATCATCAAGAACACGCCGAACGAGACGCTGGCGGTGGACTTCATCCACCACCTGCTCAGCATCGAGGCCCAGGAGTTCCTGACGACCCGCGGGTACGAGTACCCGCTGCTCCCGAGCATCCCGCCGGTCGGGGACCTCCCGACGATCGACGAACTGAACCCGCCGGAGTTCGACCTCTCGCGGCTCGCGGACCTCGAACCGACGCTGCAACTCATGCGCGAGGTGGGCGTCCTGTAACATGTCGGTGGCCGACAGGGTAGTTGCACAGTTCGACCGCGAGGACGCCGACGGGTATCCGGTCGGTCTCACCCTCCTGAGCGGTGCGATCGCCGCGGCGGTGCTCTCGCCGCTCGCGTGGATCGTCATCCGCGTCCTGCAGGTCGACACCGACTACGCGCTGTCGATCATCGCGCGCCCGACGATCGTCGAGATCCTGGTGACGAGCCTCGGCCTCGTCGCCGCCGTCACCGGGGCGTCGATCGGCATCGGCGTGCCGCTCGCGTTCCTGACGGTGCGGACGGACCTCCCGTTCCGCCGGTTCTGGACCGTCGCCGTCGCCCTGCCGCTTGTCATCCCAAGTTACCTGGGCGCGTTCACGTTCATCTCGGCGTTCGGTCCGGGCGGGGTACTCGCGGACGCGCTCGCGCCCCTCGGCGTCGAGTCGATCCCCTCGATCTACGGGTTCTTCGGGACGACGCTCGTGCTCACGCTGTACACCTACCCCTACGTGTTCATCACCACGCGGGCGTCGCTGCTGTCGTTCGACCAGCAGCTCGTCGAGGCCGCGCGGACGCTCGGGACGACGCGCTGGGAGGCGTTCAAACGCGTGACGCTCCGGCAGCTTCTGCCCGGCATCACGTCGGGCGCGCTGCTGGTCGCGCTGTACACGCTCTCGGACTTCGGCACGCCGTCGCTCATGCGGCTGGACGTGTTCACGCGCGTCATCTTCGTCGAGTACAACACGTTCGGCCGCGAGACCGCCGCCATGCTCTCCCTGCAGCTGCTGGCGATCACCGCGGTGATCCTCGCCATCGAGTCGCGCATCGGCGATTCGAGCCGCGGGGCCTACGTGGGGACGGGCGCGAGTTCGGGCAGCGACACGACGGTCTCACTCGGACTGTGGAAGCTGCCCGCGCTCGGGTTCTGTGCGAGCATCGTCACCCTCTGTCTCGTCGTCCCCGTCGCCGTTCTGACCAACTGGCTGCTCCGGAGCCCGAGCGGGGCGACCAGGATGGGCGGCGGGTTCGAGTGGCAGTTCGCGGTCAACTCGGTGTCGGTGTCGCTCGCGGCGGCGGTCGCCTGTGCGGCCGCCGCGGTTCCGGTCGCCTACCTCGCCGCGAGACACCGGAGCAGGCTGTCGGAACTGTTCGACCGCGCGACGTACGTCGGCTACGCGATGCCGGGGATCGTCCTCGGGCTCGCGCTCGTGTTCTTCGGCGTCTACTACGAGTCGTCCGTCGGGGACCTCTCGGTGTTCGGTGCCGACATCACCCCGACGCTGTACCAGACGCTCCCGCTGTTGATCTTCGCGTACGTCATCCGGTTCCTCCCGCAGGCAGTCGGCTCGACGCGGTCGTCGGTGCGGCGCGTCGACCGGAGCCTGACGGAGGCCGCACGGATGCTCGGCCGGACCCCCGCGGAGGCGTTCCGCCGGGTCACGCTCCCGCTGATCGCGCCGGGCGTGATCGGCGGCGCGGCGCTGGTCTTTCTGACGACGATGAAGGAGCTGCCCGCGACGCTCGTGTTGCACCCGACGGGCTTCGAGACGCTCGTCACGTACATCTGGAGCGTCCGCGAGTCCGGCTACTACGGGTTCGCGGCGGTCCCCGCGCTGGTGCTCATCGTCGTCTCGGGACTCTCGATGGTCGTTATCCTTTCCCAGGAGGAGTGACTCATGGCACGAAACAACCACGACGGATCGCTCGCATCGCCCGAACCGGCGGCCACGGCCGCCGACCCCGACGACAGCCCCCCGCAGTCGACGGTGCTCGAACTCCGGGACCTCGTCCGCTCCTACGAGACCGAGACCGCCGTCGAGGACCTCTCGCTGTCCGTCGGCGAGGGCGAGGTGCTCACGCTCCTCGGACCGTCCGGCTGCGGCAAGACGACGACCCTGCGGCTGATCGGCGGGCTGGAACGCCCCGACGACGGGACCATCGAACTCGGTGACAGCGTCATCGCCGACGCCGGCGACACGTTCGTCCCGCCCGAGGAGCGGGGCATCGGGCTGGTGTTTCAGGACTTCGCGCTCTTCCCGCACCTGACCGCCGCGGAGAACATCGGGTTCGGGATCGCCGAGTGGCCGGAGAGCGAGCGGCAGGCACGGATCGAGGAGATGCTCGACCTCATCGGCATGTCGGACCACGGCGACGACCGGCCGGGCGAGCTCTCGGGGGGGCAGAAGCAGCGCGTCGCCCTCGCGCGCTCGCTCGCCCCCGAACCCGACGTGCTCCTGCTGGACGAGCCCCTCTCGAACCTCGACGTGAGCCTCCGGGTGTCCATGCGCGAGGAGATCCGCCGGATCATCGACGAGACGGACGTCACCGCTATCTGGGTCACGCACGACCAGGAGGAGGCGCTGTCAGTCGCCGACCGCGTCGGGGTGATGCACGACGGGGAGCTCCAGCAGGTCGGCCGGCCCGAGAAGGTGTTCGAGCTGCCGGCCTCGCGGTTCGTCGCGTCGTTCCTCGGTCGCGCCGGCTTCCTCTCCGCGACCGTCGAGGACGACGTGCTCGCGACGGACGTGGGCGACATCGACGCCGACGCGCTCGTCGGGGCCGAGCGGTCGGACTGGGAGGTGCTCCCGGACGAGGCGACGGTCGACGTGCTGGTCCGCCCCGACGACCTTCGCGTGACCCCGACGACGCCGGAGGAGGCCGACGGCACGATCACGCGCCGCCAGTATCAGGGACCGTCGTTCATCTACCGCGTCGAGACCGAAGGCGGCGACACGATCCAGTGTCTACACAGCCACACGGAGGTGTTCGACGTGGGCAAGTCGGTCAGCGTCGACCTCGTGGCGAACCACCCGCTGGTCTGGTTCCCGGCCGAGTGACCGCCGGGCCGCTCACCCGTCGACGACCCGTCGCGTGAGCGGCATCGAGAGGACGGTCACCAGCCGGTACAGTTCCTCGCCGGCGTCTATCTCGCCCGCCCGGTGGCGGCGGTACGTCTCCCGCACCGCCGCCCAGTCGACGCCGGGCAGTCGCCGCCCGGTCGCCTCGTGTCGCTCCAGGGCCCGACCCACGAAGTCGTCGCCCCTGACGACCTCGTCCTTGTCCTGCCAGGGCCCCTGAGTCCGGTACGACGCGTCGCCGAACTTGTCGGCCAGGTTCACCGCGCGGTTGCCGACGACGTGTGCCGCCTTCGGGGACGACAGCGGGACGCGCGTGGAGGCGTGGGGGATCGTCGCGAGCGACCCGTCGAGCCGCTCGATCGCGCGGTGCAGCGGGTCGCGGCGCAGCCGGTACTTCAGCGGCATCGAGAGCGCCAGGTCGACCAGCCGGCGGTCGAGAAACGGGTTCCGGGTCGGGACGATCTGGAGGGCGCTGAACAGGTCGAATCCGATCCCGTTCGTGATGGGGTACAGCGTGGAGCTGAGGCTCAGCTGCTCGACCGACTCGTAGCCGACGCCGTGGAACTCGACGCCGCTCCCCGCGGCGCGGATGTTGTCGGCGAGGATCTCGCCGAGCGGTGCCGAGTCGAGGAAGTCCGGGTCGCGCGTCGGCCCCGATGCCACCTGGTCGCGCACGAAGTCGTCGGGGGTCGAGGGCAGGCACGCCCGCGGGAGCCAGACCTGCACATCGAACGGCAGCCGAACCGTCGCCTGCGACACGCTCCAGGCCCCGAAGAGGTCGTCGCTGTACAGCCCGGTCAGCAGCGTGTCGACGTCGTCGGCGATCCCCTCGGCGAACCCGAGCGCGTGGCCCGTGTGGAACGGGCCGACGAACTCCTGGACGGGCGCGGCCCGCTCCAGCAGCGTCTCGTGGTAGCCAAGGCCCCGCTCCAGCAGCTCGAACCGAGACCCGGCGGCGTCGGCCGCCCGCTTGGCGACGCGCGCCTCGCGGTTCCACCCGTCGCCCAGGTGGAACGACGCGGGCGGCTCGTCCGCGGCCGCCAGCACGGCCCGGGAGTCGCTCCCGCCGCTCAGCAGGAGACCGTGGTCGCGGTCGTCGCCCGTCCGGTCGGCGACGGCCCGCTCGAACCGGTCCGCCAGCTCCCGCACGAAGTAGGAGAACGACCTGTCTTTCGGCCGGTATCTCGGCTCCCAGTAGCGGTGCCGGTCGACGCCGCCGCCCCCGATATCGTAGGTCAGGACCGTCGCCGGCCCGAGCTGTTCGACGCCCTCGACGGGCGTCTTCGTGCCGAACGTCCGCCGGCAGCGGAGGTACTCGGCGAGGTACCGCTCGTCGAACGCCGGGTCGAACCCGGGGAGGTCGGGCACCGTCTGGACGCTGGTCGAGACGGCGAGGCCGTCATCGGTTCGGGCGTAGTACAGCGGCCGCGCGCCGAGGCGGTCGATGAAAAACGAGACGCTGCCGTCGTCGGGGTCGTAGCGCAGTCCGACGAACTCGCCGTCGAGCCGCTCGACGAACTCCATGCCGTGCTCGTCGTACTGGCCGGCACACACCCGCGCCGTCTCCGCCGGATCGACCGACCGCCGGCCGCCGCGCTCGTCCGTGACGCTGTACACCTCGCCCCACACCCACACGAGCGACCCGTCGGCCGCCTCGGCCGGCTGGTCGACCGCCGTCCCCTCGTGGAACGCCGACCGCACCGCGATCTCCCGGCCGCGGTAGGCGTCGCTCGTCTCGCCGCCGGGGACCGTCTCCGGGACCGTCTCGACCTCGACCGAGTCGGCCGCGTCGCCGAACACGCCGGACAGGCCGACCATCTCAATCGCCGCCGGTCATTTCGGGGACGGGTTCTCGGCGGGGCGCGCCCCGCGGTCGGCGACGAAGTCGTCGACCTTGAAGCTCTGGAAGGGGTCCGCGCCGGGCAGCTCGTAGACCGCATCGTCGGCGACGGCGTTGACGATGGTGGCGTTGCGGTACGGGCCGAGGCCGAGGTCCGGCGCGTTGATGCCGTGGGAGTGCAGTTCCGCGTTCTGGACGAATATCTCGCCCGGGAGCCCGTCGGTCTCCACGCGGTAGTCCCGCGTGATCTCGAGCCGGCCCTGATCGTCGCGCCGGATCCGGTCCTCGAGCGGGTCGAGGAACGGCGGGTCGGTTCTCGTGTACCCGGTCGCCAGGACGACCACCTCGCTGTCGAGGACGAACCGCTCGTCCTCCTGCCACTGCTCGCAGACCAGCTGGTAGTCGTCCGAGCGCGGGCTGGCGGACCCGATGTCGGTGACCTCGGTCGCCGCGATCAGCCCCACGTCGGGCTCGGCGTCGCCGATGGAGTTGCGGTAGAGCGCGTCGTAGATCTTCGCGCTCGTGGTCTCGTCGATCCCCTTGTAGAGCTGGTCCTGCTTGCCGCGGATCTCGTCTTTGGTCTCCTGGTCCAGGTCGTAGAAGTAGTCGATGTACTCCGGCGTGTAGATCATGTGGCCGAGCTTGGCGTCGGCCATCTGGAAGAAGCCTCGCGACCGGGTGATCCAGTCGAGGCTGTACTCGTGGTCGGACTGGCGTTCGAGGAGGTCGCGGAACACCTCCGCCGCGCTCTGTCCGGAGCCGACGATCGTGACCGACTCGGCGTCGAGACACCGATCCCGGTTGTGGAGGTACGACGCCGAGTGGAACACGTCGCGGCCGAAGGCGTCCCGGAACTGCTCGGGGACGTGGCGCTGGGTCCCGATCCCCATGACCACGTCATCCGCGGCGTAGCTCGTCTGCTCGCCCGTGACGGGGTCGACCGTCTCGACGACGAACACGTCGCCGTCCTCGCGCACGTCGGTGACCTGCCGGTCGAACTGCAGCGTCGGCAGCTGGTCGGCCACCCACCGGCAGTACTCGTTGTACTCGCGGCGGGGGATGAAAAACTCCTCGTAGAAGTAGAACTCGTAGAGGCGGTTCCGCTCGCGGAGGTAGCTGAGGTAGCTGTAGGGGTTCGACGGGTCGACCATCGTCACGAGGTCCGCGAGGAACGGGACCTCGAGGGTGGTCCCCTCGATCAGCATCCCCTCGTGCCAGTTGAACTCCGGCTCCTGTTCGAGAAAGGCCACGTCGAGGTCGGCCGGCGCGTCGTCCAGCAGCGCCGCGAGGCCGAGGTTGAACGGCCCGACGCCGATGCCGACGAGGTCGTGGACGCGGTCGGTCATGCGACCGCCCCCTCGAACCGCTCGCGGTCACAGAACATGAGCAGCCCCGTCTTGTCGGGCAGGTCGACCTCGCGCTGGGCCTCGAACCCGCACTTCTCGAACACGCGGATGGCCCGGTCGTTCCGGGCGTCCGGTTCCGTGACGACCCGCCGCGTCTCGGGGTGTCGGAACTGGAAGTCGACCATCGCCCGCACCAGCGGTGCCCCGTACCCCTCGCCGAGGTACTCGCGGGGCCCGATGAGCAGGTGGATCCCCCGGTCGGCCGGGTCCGCGTCGTAGTAGTCGCCGATGCGGTCGCGGTCGGCCCAGTACGACTCCCAGTAGCTCATCGGCGTGTGGTCGAGGGAGCCGATGTACAGCGTCTGGTCCTCGTTCGCGGCGCGCTCGGCGATCGTGTCCCGAACCACCGGGAGCGGGTCGTTCTGCTCCCAGTACGGGAGCACGTGCTCGCTGTTGAGCCACGTGTGGAGGCGGCCGAGGTCGCGGTCGAGGTCGACCTCGCGGAAGCCGATCCGCTTCCCGGTGTCGGGGTCGGTCGTGAGGTAGCTGTATTCCGAACGCACTGTCTCCTGTGGCCCGCTCATGCCGGATCCCTCCGTCGACCCGCCCGCTCCTGCACGGACCGGACTGGGGTCCGCGTCGGTTCCGTGTGTGCCTTCATATCTGGATCGCTCGTTACCAGCCAGTTTTTAGGCCAGCCTTAAAAATATTTAGATGCCGAATTCGGAGCCTCAGACCGGCGAAACCGCCGGGCGCTACTGTTGGATCGCTACGACTTCCCCCGACACCGAGACGGTTCCGAGGTCGAGGCCGATGGTGGTGCCCTCCCGGAGCGGACGCGTCCGGAAGCGGAGGCCGTCGCCGGTCGCCCGCGCCCGCAGTTCGACGGTGAGGTACACGTCCTCGTTCCGGGGATGCTCGCGCTCGTAGATGTTGCCGTCGTCGCTGGTGAGGACGACCGAGGCCGGTTCGGTCCGGACGTCCGTGACGCGGGCGACCGTCACGTTGTCCCGCCGGTCGACCATCCCCGCCTCGATCCCGTCGGCGATCTCCGGCCCGACGTTCGTCGCCTTCACGACGACGGTCCGCTCGACCGGCCTGCCGGGCACCGAGGCGTTCCCCCACCGCGTCACCACGCCGGAGAAGGCGTAACGGTCGGTCCGGAACTCGATCGTCCGGTCGAGCAGCACCCGCCTGTCCCCGAAGTAGGTGTCGCCGCCGTAGCGGACCGTCCGCAGGGTGAGCCCGACGGCGTCGGTCCCGTTCGTCCGGTTCATCCGCGGGGTGACGACCGACCGCTCGACCGTCGCCACCGCCCGGCCGTCGATCCGGTACTCGTCGCCCGGCGAGACGAGGTCGGCCGTCGACCGGCTCAGGTCGGCCCGCACGAGCACGGGGAGCGTGCCGGTGTCCAGCGTCTCGCCCTCGGCGTCAAGCGCCAGCACCTCGCCGCGCACGTCGTACCTGGACGTCGCGACGTCGATGGCCTCGCCCCGCCGGACCGGCACGCCCGCGAACTCGAAGGTCTCCCCGCTCCCGTCGCGGTCGACGAGCCTGCCGTCGACGCGGACCCGGGCGACGACGGAGACGTTCCGCCCGTCAGCCGGCCCCACGTACGTGTCCGTGACCGTGAGGTTGGTCCCGTCGTCGCCGGTCGCCACGTCGCCTTCGGAGATGCGCTCGGCGACCGCCGGCGAGCGCTCGCCGAGGTCGACGGTCGCGTAGCGCGTCGCCGGTTCGCCGTCCTCGCCGCCGAAGGGAACGGCGTACACGACGCCGGCGGCGACCGCCCCGAGGACGACCAGCACGACGAGCGCGTCGTAGACGTTGACGCGGCCGAACAGGCGGCCGTCCTCGTCGATGGGCGTCACGGCTGGCACCTCCCCCGAACTGTGGTCGTATCCATGGTTCCGTCTCGAACTACCCGTGGGTTTCCGGGGCTCCGTAAAAGCCTTTCATATATAGTTTGGCGCACCTAAAGCACCCCGCACGCGCCCGAGCGACGCCGATATCGAGATAAACGGATTTATACGGAGCAAACTGGACTGCCGATGTAGACCCAGACACACTCATGCCGGACTCCGACACGCCGTCCGCCACGCGACGGGAGAAACTCGACGCGCTGTACAGCGTGCTGAAGTACGATCCGAAGCTCACCGCGACGATCGTCGGGCTCGGGATCGTCGCCGCCGTGCTCGAAGGCGTCGGGCTGAGTTTCATCCTCCCGATCATCGAACTGGTCCAGTCGGAGGGCCAGCCCGCGCAGGGCGGGATCGCCGGGCTGTTCGCGTCCGTTTACCGGGCGCTGAACGTGCCGCTGTCGCTCGGCACGGCGGTTCTGGGCGTCGCGGCCGTCATGACCGTCCGGTTCACGGCGAGCTTCCTCGTCGCGTGGTTCCGCGAGACGCTCCGCATGTCCTACATCCGGAACCTCCAGACCGAGGCGTTCGGGAACGCCTTCGACGCCGACATCTCGTACCTCGACGAGACGGGGTCGGACGACGTGTTGAACGCGATCATCACCCAGACCTTCTACGCCGGGCAGGCGATCGAGCGGCTGGTCGTGTTCGTCGAGCAGTCGTTCCTCGGCCTCGTCTACGGGGTCATCGCGTTCGTCATCTCGCCGACGCTCACGCTCGTCACGGCCGTCGTCCTCGGCGGGGTGACGGTGCTGTTGCGCGTCGTCGTCGAGCCGGGGTACGACATCGGCGACAGGGTCGCGGACGCGAACGAGCGCCGGCAGGAGGCCGCCCAGGCCGGCACCCAGGGGATGCGGGAGAGCCGGGTCTTCGGCCTCGTCGACGAGCTGTACGGGGACTTCGTCGACGCGGTCGACAAGTACACCCGGGCCCGCGTCAAGCTCCGCCGCAACGAGGCGGCGATCGACAACGCCTACCAGCTGGCGGTCGCCGTCTCCGTGTTCGCCCTCATCTACGGCTCGCTCACGTACGCCGACCTGACGCTCAGTTCGCTCGGCCTGTTCCTGTTCGCGATGTTCCGGCTCGGACCGAAGGCGAGCCGGGCGAACGAGCTGTTCTACCGGATCGAGCAGGACCTCCCGCACCTCGTTCGCACCCGGCAGTTCACGCGCGAGCTCGCGAACAACGCCGAGCCGGAGGCCGCCCGCCACGAGGTGCCGGAGACGGTCGAGTCGGTCGCCTTCGACGACGTGCACTTCGCCTACGACGACGGGGACGAGGTGCTCCGGGGCGTCGACTTCTCTGCGGAGCGGGGGGAGTTCGTCGCCTTCGTCGGCCAGTCGGGCGCGGGGAAATCGACCGTGGTCTCGCTGCTCGCACGGATGCACGAACCGACCGACGGCGAGGTCCGCGCGAACGGCGTCCCGATCGGCGGGATGGACATCGACGAGTGGCGCGACCGCGTCGCCGTCGTCGGCCAGGACCCGTACATCTTCGACGACACGCTCCGGTACAACCTGACGATCGCTGACCGGGACGCTTCCCGGGCGGAGATCGAGCGAGTCTGTGAGATCGCCCGCGTCGACGAGTTCCTCGACGACCTCCCGGACGGGTACGACACGCAGGTCGGCGACGACGGCGTCCGGCTCTCGGGCGGGCAGAAGCAGCGCGTCGCCATCGCCCGGGCGCTGCTCGACGACGCGGACGTGTTGCTGCTCGACGAGGCGACCAGCGACCTGGACTCGAACCTGGAGCGGGAGGTGCAACGCGGCATCGAGACCATGGACCGGGAGTACATCGTCGTCACCGTCGCCCACCGGCTGACGACGGTCCGGAACGCGGACCGCATCTACACGCTGGAGGAGGGGACGGTTTCGGAGGCCGGCGACCACGAGGAACTCGTCGCCAACGACGGGGAGTACGCCGACCTCTACGCGACTCAGACCGGCAGGTGAGCGCCGGCTACCGCGTCATCGCGCGCTCGTACAGCGCCTCGAACTGCGGGACGACGGTCTCGGCCCGGTAGGCGTCGACCTCGCGCCCGGCCGCCGCGGAGCGGTCGGCCAGCCCGTTGCCGTCGAACAGGGCACACAGCGCGTCGACGAACCCCTCGACGGAGCCGTCGGTGGTGACGCCGCCCTCGCCGACGATGTCGGCGACGCTGCCCACGTCGCTCGCGACGACCGGCGTCCCCGTCGCCAGCGCCTCGAGGAACACGCGGCCGAACGGCTCGTCCCACCGGCCGGGGTAGACGAAGC includes:
- a CDS encoding glycosyltransferase — protein: MQTSIIVPVYNDPEGLRTTVDSLLDQTATDYEVVIADNGSTDGTTAVARAFARSDRVRHVVEDAVQGSYAARNAGIEAARGEVLGFVDADMWVEPDYVRSVTERMLADDRDYMGCRVEVVAAEGTVSRFRRATGFPVERYVREHRFAPTCCLVTRRRVFEDVGRFDERLLSNGDLEFGRRVDEAGYELAFEPSVTLYHPARSTVRELLAQNVRIGRGRGQIRRYHGDRLDVRSTLDPRNYLPVNPLGFRETVADASAPATALPLWYLLACVLKWARTAGYLRQHLPAAVA
- a CDS encoding substrate-binding domain-containing protein, giving the protein MTGNADDAGGDEHRTVSTRRGRRGFLKLTGGVTGAAALAGCLGNDDEGSTYSREGSIPDAKTYAADELFNIEEWRGSGPLIDDRPTEYEGRSMLDLPDLRGELTIYLGGGEGGLYENLMRRIQHTYRDFTVDIRKAPSSQHANTIVEEVNAGQSPADIFWAIDAGSVGIVSENDATVELPDHLVSEIPDTYHPTDQWVGTMGRARSIPFNTNEFSKSEIPNDIFTFARDPRFDNAMGWAPTYGAFQAFVTAMRLINGESEARQWLNGMQDQGVGTYDNELVVANRVASGELNAGFGNHYYSRLVYEERPDAPLDLAFTQADAGALVNCSGAEIIKNTPNETLAVDFIHHLLSIEAQEFLTTRGYEYPLLPSIPPVGDLPTIDELNPPEFDLSRLADLEPTLQLMREVGVL
- a CDS encoding ABC transporter permease, with the protein product MSVADRVVAQFDREDADGYPVGLTLLSGAIAAAVLSPLAWIVIRVLQVDTDYALSIIARPTIVEILVTSLGLVAAVTGASIGIGVPLAFLTVRTDLPFRRFWTVAVALPLVIPSYLGAFTFISAFGPGGVLADALAPLGVESIPSIYGFFGTTLVLTLYTYPYVFITTRASLLSFDQQLVEAARTLGTTRWEAFKRVTLRQLLPGITSGALLVALYTLSDFGTPSLMRLDVFTRVIFVEYNTFGRETAAMLSLQLLAITAVILAIESRIGDSSRGAYVGTGASSGSDTTVSLGLWKLPALGFCASIVTLCLVVPVAVLTNWLLRSPSGATRMGGGFEWQFAVNSVSVSLAAAVACAAAAVPVAYLAARHRSRLSELFDRATYVGYAMPGIVLGLALVFFGVYYESSVGDLSVFGADITPTLYQTLPLLIFAYVIRFLPQAVGSTRSSVRRVDRSLTEAARMLGRTPAEAFRRVTLPLIAPGVIGGAALVFLTTMKELPATLVLHPTGFETLVTYIWSVRESGYYGFAAVPALVLIVVSGLSMVVILSQEE
- a CDS encoding ABC transporter ATP-binding protein; this translates as MARNNHDGSLASPEPAATAADPDDSPPQSTVLELRDLVRSYETETAVEDLSLSVGEGEVLTLLGPSGCGKTTTLRLIGGLERPDDGTIELGDSVIADAGDTFVPPEERGIGLVFQDFALFPHLTAAENIGFGIAEWPESERQARIEEMLDLIGMSDHGDDRPGELSGGQKQRVALARSLAPEPDVLLLDEPLSNLDVSLRVSMREEIRRIIDETDVTAIWVTHDQEEALSVADRVGVMHDGELQQVGRPEKVFELPASRFVASFLGRAGFLSATVEDDVLATDVGDIDADALVGAERSDWEVLPDEATVDVLVRPDDLRVTPTTPEEADGTITRRQYQGPSFIYRVETEGGDTIQCLHSHTEVFDVGKSVSVDLVANHPLVWFPAE
- a CDS encoding asparagine synthase-related protein, whose amino-acid sequence is MVGLSGVFGDAADSVEVETVPETVPGGETSDAYRGREIAVRSAFHEGTAVDQPAEAADGSLVWVWGEVYSVTDERGGRRSVDPAETARVCAGQYDEHGMEFVERLDGEFVGLRYDPDDGSVSFFIDRLGARPLYYARTDDGLAVSTSVQTVPDLPGFDPAFDERYLAEYLRCRRTFGTKTPVEGVEQLGPATVLTYDIGGGGVDRHRYWEPRYRPKDRSFSYFVRELADRFERAVADRTGDDRDHGLLLSGGSDSRAVLAAADEPPASFHLGDGWNREARVAKRAADAAGSRFELLERGLGYHETLLERAAPVQEFVGPFHTGHALGFAEGIADDVDTLLTGLYSDDLFGAWSVSQATVRLPFDVQVWLPRACLPSTPDDFVRDQVASGPTRDPDFLDSAPLGEILADNIRAAGSGVEFHGVGYESVEQLSLSSTLYPITNGIGFDLFSALQIVPTRNPFLDRRLVDLALSMPLKYRLRRDPLHRAIERLDGSLATIPHASTRVPLSSPKAAHVVGNRAVNLADKFGDASYRTQGPWQDKDEVVRGDDFVGRALERHEATGRRLPGVDWAAVRETYRRHRAGEIDAGEELYRLVTVLSMPLTRRVVDG
- a CDS encoding lysine N(6)-hydroxylase/L-ornithine N(5)-oxygenase family protein translates to MTDRVHDLVGIGVGPFNLGLAALLDDAPADLDVAFLEQEPEFNWHEGMLIEGTTLEVPFLADLVTMVDPSNPYSYLSYLRERNRLYEFYFYEEFFIPRREYNEYCRWVADQLPTLQFDRQVTDVREDGDVFVVETVDPVTGEQTSYAADDVVMGIGTQRHVPEQFRDAFGRDVFHSASYLHNRDRCLDAESVTIVGSGQSAAEVFRDLLERQSDHEYSLDWITRSRGFFQMADAKLGHMIYTPEYIDYFYDLDQETKDEIRGKQDQLYKGIDETTSAKIYDALYRNSIGDAEPDVGLIAATEVTDIGSASPRSDDYQLVCEQWQEDERFVLDSEVVVLATGYTRTDPPFLDPLEDRIRRDDQGRLEITRDYRVETDGLPGEIFVQNAELHSHGINAPDLGLGPYRNATIVNAVADDAVYELPGADPFQSFKVDDFVADRGARPAENPSPK
- a CDS encoding GNAT family N-acetyltransferase encodes the protein MSGPQETVRSEYSYLTTDPDTGKRIGFREVDLDRDLGRLHTWLNSEHVLPYWEQNDPLPVVRDTIAERAANEDQTLYIGSLDHTPMSYWESYWADRDRIGDYYDADPADRGIHLLIGPREYLGEGYGAPLVRAMVDFQFRHPETRRVVTEPDARNDRAIRVFEKCGFEAQREVDLPDKTGLLMFCDRERFEGAVA